In Candidatus Zixiibacteriota bacterium, a genomic segment contains:
- the mtnB gene encoding methylthioribulose 1-phosphate dehydratase yields MNSLRNELCAVITRIASRGWCPATAGNFSVRLPGSELRMLLSPSGVDKSALLANDLLEIDARGNVLSGAGKPSAEYLLHLAVYEETAAAGRGVASCVLHVHSVWNTILSREFLPAGKLTLSGFELLKGLSSVTTHEHTETIPILENSQNMPELAKKLRVILKQQPDIHGFLLAGHGLYAFGDSIQSAYRHVEAFEFLFEVFARERARIEK; encoded by the coding sequence ATGAACTCACTCCGTAATGAACTCTGTGCGGTCATCACCCGTATCGCATCACGCGGGTGGTGTCCGGCCACTGCCGGAAACTTTTCTGTGCGTTTGCCCGGAAGTGAACTAAGAATGCTACTGTCGCCGTCGGGTGTCGACAAGTCCGCGCTCTTAGCAAATGACCTGCTTGAGATAGATGCGCGGGGAAATGTTTTGTCAGGTGCAGGAAAACCATCAGCGGAGTACCTGCTTCATCTTGCCGTCTACGAAGAGACCGCCGCCGCAGGACGCGGCGTCGCGTCCTGTGTTCTGCATGTTCATTCTGTCTGGAATACGATTCTCTCACGGGAGTTTTTACCGGCTGGAAAACTGACTCTCAGCGGCTTTGAGCTTCTCAAGGGATTGTCGTCGGTGACAACCCACGAGCATACCGAGACCATTCCCATCTTGGAAAACTCGCAAAATATGCCCGAACTTGCAAAAAAACTTCGTGTCATTTTGAAACAACAGCCCGATATTCATGGTTTCTTACTTGCCGGACATGGCCTGTATGCTTTCGGGGATTCCATCCAGTCGGCCTATCGGCATGTTGAGGCATTTGAGTTTTTGTTTGAGGTTTTCGCTCGTGAAAGGGCACGAATAGAAAAGTAG
- a CDS encoding cupin domain-containing protein, whose translation MASVRIPDQNKELTEFSVVKDYLSTIGIGYERWDTDHDLSGSVPAETILNTYASEIETLKASGGYQTADVIDVKPDTPNLQTMLEKFNREHWHDEDEVRFIIEGRGVFHINPKTSPVVAIEVEKGDLLRVPAGTYHWFDLCGDKRIRAIRLFQDMSGWTPRYSESGVDKGYMPVCFGFTFIPPTLQTL comes from the coding sequence ATGGCAAGTGTGCGCATCCCTGACCAGAACAAAGAATTGACCGAATTTTCGGTTGTCAAAGACTATCTGTCGACAATCGGAATCGGTTACGAGCGTTGGGATACGGATCATGACCTGTCCGGTTCGGTTCCGGCTGAGACGATATTGAATACCTATGCTTCCGAAATCGAAACCCTCAAAGCATCCGGCGGATATCAAACGGCTGATGTCATCGACGTCAAACCCGACACGCCGAATTTGCAGACTATGCTCGAAAAATTCAACCGCGAGCACTGGCATGACGAAGACGAAGTCCGCTTTATTATAGAAGGACGCGGCGTTTTTCATATCAATCCAAAAACCAGTCCAGTGGTGGCTATCGAAGTCGAAAAAGGGGACCTGTTGCGTGTTCCGGCCGGTACATACCATTGGTTTGACCTCTGCGGAGATAAACGTATTCGCGCCATTCGCCTCTTTCAGGACATGTCCGGTTGGACGCCAAGATATTCTGAGAGCGGAGTGGACAAGGGATATATGCCGGTCTGTTTCGGATTCACTTTCATTCCGCCTACCTTGCAGACTTTGTAA
- the mtnC gene encoding acireductone synthase — protein sequence MPLLSRVTVLLLDIEGTTTPIDFVYETLFPYARVRIANYLTEQLSDGDRALLLSDYAAERSPSKPAWSDPPIDYVLWLMDNDKKVQGLKNIQGEIWEEGYRDGSIRGVVFPDVAPAMRQWKSERGQIFIYSSGSVKAQQTLFAYSIEGDLSGLIDGYFDTEVGPKKEASSYRTIASHIGVPVGECLFVSDIADECSAANEAGFKVLLSVRPGNKPQESTFTTIRSFDEIFLQISKL from the coding sequence ATTCCACTTCTATCACGAGTAACAGTACTTCTCCTCGACATCGAAGGCACAACCACACCCATCGATTTTGTCTACGAGACACTGTTTCCATATGCTCGTGTCAGGATCGCAAACTATCTGACCGAGCAATTGAGCGATGGCGACCGGGCGTTGCTTTTGAGCGATTATGCCGCCGAGCGCTCGCCATCGAAACCAGCATGGTCCGACCCACCTATTGATTATGTCCTCTGGCTTATGGATAACGACAAAAAAGTACAAGGTCTCAAAAACATTCAGGGGGAAATCTGGGAGGAAGGATATCGCGATGGTTCAATTCGCGGTGTCGTCTTTCCCGATGTCGCTCCGGCTATGCGCCAATGGAAAAGTGAACGCGGCCAGATATTCATCTATTCGTCAGGAAGCGTTAAAGCCCAGCAGACGCTTTTTGCATATTCTATCGAGGGAGATTTATCGGGTCTGATAGACGGATATTTCGACACCGAAGTCGGCCCTAAAAAAGAAGCGTCGAGCTATCGGACAATTGCCAGCCATATCGGAGTTCCTGTTGGCGAATGCTTGTTTGTCTCTGATATTGCCGACGAATGTAGCGCGGCGAACGAGGCTGGATTCAAGGTCCTGCTTTCGGTACGTCCGGGCAATAAACCGCAGGAGTCTACATTCACAACGATCCGATCATTCGACGAGATATTTCTGCAGATCAGTAAGCTGTAG